Sequence from the Bacteroidia bacterium genome:
ATGTAACGATTAAGACCTCAGCGTTGTGCGGGACTTGGTTCAGTATCTGCGCGAGGTTTTGGAATAGAAAAATAAAACTTTCAAAAAATAAATTTGCTTTTAAAATAATTTCTCCATTATCTTTGTTTTACAATTTTTGAATTGATACAAATGAAATTGACTGCTTTTTATCCGATGAATACTGCTTACAGCGCCATGATGTGCTGCGAGATGTGTATTTAATTTTCGGAAAAAGCGAGCTCAAAAAAATAATTTTTCAAAAGGCTTTTCCGATAAAAAGGAAAAGCCTTTTTTTATTTCTAAATTTTATACCGATCAAAAAAGCGAATCAAAAAAATAATTTTTCAAAACAATAAAAATATGAACGAGAAAAAAATTTCAATCGGATTATTTGGCTTTGGCTGCGTTGGACAAGGATTGTACGATGTATTAAATCATTCGCAAGGTTTGCAAGCAAACATCGAAAAAATTTGCGTGAAAGATCGTAGCAAAAAAAGAAAAATAGATGCCTCGTATTTTACATTCGATAAAAAAGACGTGTTGCAAAATAAAAATTTGGACGTTGTTGTGGAGCTGATTGACAATGCGCAAGAAGCTTTTGAAATTGTTACCGATGCACTCAGAAATGGCGTGAATGTGGTAACGGCAAATAAAAAAATGTTGGCAGAAAATTTTGAAGCCTTGTACAAATTGCAAGAAGAAAATAACGTGGCGCTTATTTACGAAGGCTCTGCAGGTGGCAGCATTCCTATCATTAGAAATTTGGAAGAATATTACGACAATGAATTATTGAGTAGCATAAAAGGTATTTTGAATGGATCGTGCAATTATATTTTAACGCGCATGGAATTGGAAAATCTGTCGTATGAAAATGTATTGAAAGACGCGCAAAAAAATGGTTTCGCAGAATCCGATCCGTGGTTGGATGTGGCGGGATATGATACGCTTTATAAATTGTGTTTACTCGCGGTTCATGCTTTTGGCGTGCTTTTAAAGCCGGAACAAGTATTGGCTTTGGGCATTCAAAATATTAGTTACGATGATATTTTATATGCGAAAGAAAAAAATTTACGCATCAAATTAATCGCGAAAGCGTACAAAAAAGGAAACAAATTTCATGTGTATGCTTTGCCGCATTTCGTTAATAAAAATAGTGAATTGTATACTGTTTTATACGAATACAACGCTGTGGAAGTGGAAGGCGCTTATTCGTGCCAACAAACATTTGTAGGCAAAGGCGCAGGAAGTCATCCGACGGGAAGCGCCGTATTATCAGACATTTCAGCACTTACGTACAATTATAAATACAGTTATAAAAAGCTGAAAAAAGTACGTCAATTGTTGAATGGAAAATACAATGCGCAAGAATTATTGGAGAATGATTTTAACATCAAAGTGTACATTCGTTATCAACACAAAGAAGAATTGAAAGCCTTGGAAATTGTTGCTATTGAAGAAGAATATACTTCTCCGAAAATGAAATACATTATTGCAGAAGTTAATTTGCAATCGCTTTTTCAATTAAAAGGAAATAAAGAAAATAAGCTTTTTGTTTGCGCGGTGTAATCTTATTTTTTGAAAAAGACATGTTCGAAAAAATAATTTTTCAAAGTGCTTTTTTTAAATAAAAATTTTCTTTGGCGCGCATTATTTCCTTGTCTTGCGGCAATTTATCTTTGTATCCGATAAGATGTAAAACGCCGTGAACCATTACGCGCTGCAATTCAATTTCAAATGGCTGTTTAAATTTTTCGGCATTTTCGGTTACGCGTTCAATGCTGATAAAAATATCGCCGGAAATTGTTTTTTTTTCAGAATAATCGAAAGTAATAATATCTGTGTAAGTGTCGTGTTTTAGGTATTCGCGGTTAATTTGAAGCAAATGCGCATCGTTACAAAAAATATAATTCAGCGTTCCGAAAACTTTTTTTTCAGCGGAAGCCACAGCCACCAACCAAACTTTATTTTTTTTTTGTTGCTTGAGCTTAAACGGCGTATCTACCGCATGAAAACTGATGGAAGGAGAAGGCATTTCAAAAATTATTTTTTCAAAATCGGAAACAAAAAATCAATTCGCACAAATATTAAAATCCAATTCTACTTTTTTTCCTTTGTCGTAAAAGCAAACTTTATCTGCCAAATTACGCATTAAAAAAACGCCTCTTCCATTTGGCTTTTCAATGTTTTCAGGGTTTGTTGGATCGGGAATATTAGAATAATCAAACCCTTCGCCTTCGTCTTCAATGGTAAATGAAATTTTATTTTTTTCAGTAGTTAATGTAATCAAAATATTTTTTTTCGGATTGGATTTATTACCGTGCTGAATGGCGTTATTAACGGCTTCCGTAATGGCGATTAAAATATTGCCGTAATGTTCTTCCGTGACTTTAAACTTTTCACAAACTTCTTCGATAAATTTCTCCACTAAAAAAATATTTTCGGTAGAGGACGTTATTTTTAGTTTCTGTATTGCCATAAAATGGTCAGTTTGACTGAATGTTGTTGAAGTACTCATTGACTTTGGTTTTATAAAAAGGGGTTAATGATGGAGGAACGGTTTTTAATAATTCTTGTTCTTGTATTTTTTGTGTATTGAATTGTAAAAATCCTATTGGCGGATTGGCGAAAAGTTGTTGTTTCGCCGTAATCGCATCACGCTTATTGTCCCATTTCTGCTCCTTTTCCGCCTTTTCAGATTCCAACATGCGCGTTAAAATAGCTTGCTGGCGTTTAACCGTTTCTTCGCTCAACATTTTATTTACTAAATCGGTTTCTGTTTTGTTCATTTCCTTTTCCATCTCGCTCATTTGCCCGGCTTGTTTTCCTGTCGGATCCATTTCACTTTCTCCTTGTTGCATTGCTTCTCGAATGGCAGCCTGTTGCGCAGCCAACTTTACCAATTGTTCGCTGAAACCTGACTGCCCGTTCTTTCCGCCTTTCCCACTTTTCCCGTCTTTTTTTCCACCTTTTTTCATCGCTTGTTGTAAAGC
This genomic interval carries:
- a CDS encoding ATP-binding protein; translation: MSTSTTFSQTDHFMAIQKLKITSSTENIFLVEKFIEEVCEKFKVTEEHYGNILIAITEAVNNAIQHGNKSNPKKNILITLTTEKNKISFTIEDEGEGFDYSNIPDPTNPENIEKPNGRGVFLMRNLADKVCFYDKGKKVELDFNICAN
- a CDS encoding homoserine dehydrogenase — protein: MNEKKISIGLFGFGCVGQGLYDVLNHSQGLQANIEKICVKDRSKKRKIDASYFTFDKKDVLQNKNLDVVVELIDNAQEAFEIVTDALRNGVNVVTANKKMLAENFEALYKLQEENNVALIYEGSAGGSIPIIRNLEEYYDNELLSSIKGILNGSCNYILTRMELENLSYENVLKDAQKNGFAESDPWLDVAGYDTLYKLCLLAVHAFGVLLKPEQVLALGIQNISYDDILYAKEKNLRIKLIAKAYKKGNKFHVYALPHFVNKNSELYTVLYEYNAVEVEGAYSCQQTFVGKGAGSHPTGSAVLSDISALTYNYKYSYKKLKKVRQLLNGKYNAQELLENDFNIKVYIRYQHKEELKALEIVAIEEEYTSPKMKYIIAEVNLQSLFQLKGNKENKLFVCAV
- the ybeY gene encoding rRNA maturation RNase YbeY is translated as MPSPSISFHAVDTPFKLKQQKKNKVWLVAVASAEKKVFGTLNYIFCNDAHLLQINREYLKHDTYTDIITFDYSEKKTISGDIFISIERVTENAEKFKQPFEIELQRVMVHGVLHLIGYKDKLPQDKEIMRAKENFYLKKAL